TGCATCCATTGGTGAGCCGGCAGCGGACACTGCTGAGATCTGAGCGCGCGCCAGGAGGAGGACCTATGACCGATTCATCCAGCCATCTGGTGCTGGAGGGGTTTGCGTTCCTCGAGGCGCCGCGCTGGCATCGCGAACGCCTCTGGTTCTCTGATTTCTACGGCCACCGCGTGTACTCCGCATTGGAGAACGGCAGCGATCTGCGAGTAGAGGCGGAGGTTCCCGGTCAGCCCTCCGGCCTCGGCTGGCTGCCGGACGGACGCTTGCTCGTGGTGTCGATGCGTGATCGGCAGATCCTGCGCCGAGAACACAGCGGTGAACTCGTTACCCACGCCGACCTCAGCGACTACGCGGCCGGGCACCTCAACGACATGGTGGTGGACCGGCACGGCAGGGCGTATGTCGGGAACTTCGGCTTCGATCTGATGGCGAGAACGCCACTCGAACCGGCGTCCATTCACCGGGTCGATCCCGATGGCTCGGTGACCGAAGCCGCGGGAGAGTTGTGGTTCCCCAACGGAGCCGTTCTGACGCCGG
This sequence is a window from Mycobacteriales bacterium. Protein-coding genes within it:
- a CDS encoding SMP-30/gluconolactonase/LRE family protein → MTDSSSHLVLEGFAFLEAPRWHRERLWFSDFYGHRVYSALENGSDLRVEAEVPGQPSGLGWLPDGRLLVVSMRDRQILRREHSGELVTHADLSDYAAGHLNDMVVDRHGRAYVGNFGFDLMARTPLEPASIHRVDPDGSVTEAAGELWFPNGAVLTPDGVLVVNETFGNRVTAFDVAPDGSLVNRRLWAEFAPLPTSRWLAEMTAQTVVAPDGSCLDAQGGLWIADAVGARLLRVVEGGEVTDEVRTESNVYACALGGVDGRTLFACVAPDFFEKARSEAREASMVAFTVAVPAAEGPS